The Bacteroidota bacterium genome includes a region encoding these proteins:
- a CDS encoding pyridoxal phosphate-dependent aminotransferase family protein → MTLSERLNEELEARKLSDAFRSLKLVQGKVDFSSNDYLGFARDSDLHKLILSEINNLRKFGSTGSRLLTGNHSLTEQLEREIALFHDAESALFFNSGYEANSGLISTITKRNDTIIFDELCHASLREGIRLSNANSWSFKHNDLTDLELKLQKAEGEKFIVVESVYSMDGDICPLKEIVLFAEKYKANLILDEAHATGVIGSKGEGLAQHLHLHKKIFVRVHTCGKGIGNNGAFIFGSAILRDYLINFCRPFIYTTAPNLMQVIAVREAYRKLEKSQDLLSQLQENCSYFKNQIKKHPQIKLLPSDSAIFSVLIPGNAEVKLASVYLSNANQDVRPILSPTVKAGEERLRICMHSFNTKLEIERLIKLLDQITEVINREEME, encoded by the coding sequence ATGACTTTATCAGAACGATTAAACGAAGAACTGGAAGCACGAAAATTATCCGATGCTTTTCGTTCCTTAAAACTCGTTCAAGGAAAAGTGGATTTCAGTTCTAATGATTATTTGGGTTTTGCGCGAGATTCTGATTTGCATAAATTAATCTTATCTGAAATAAATAATCTCCGGAAATTTGGTTCCACCGGCTCTAGGTTACTCACCGGAAATCATTCACTTACAGAACAATTGGAAAGGGAAATTGCGTTATTTCATGATGCGGAATCAGCACTTTTTTTTAATTCAGGGTATGAGGCGAATTCGGGTTTAATTTCTACTATCACCAAAAGAAATGATACCATTATTTTTGATGAATTGTGTCATGCATCACTGCGTGAAGGAATAAGATTATCCAATGCTAATTCCTGGTCTTTTAAACACAACGATCTTACCGACCTCGAATTAAAATTGCAAAAAGCGGAAGGCGAAAAATTTATTGTTGTGGAATCTGTGTATTCTATGGATGGAGATATTTGCCCCTTGAAAGAAATTGTTTTATTTGCTGAAAAATACAAAGCAAATTTAATTTTGGATGAAGCACATGCAACAGGGGTAATAGGCAGTAAGGGAGAGGGCTTGGCACAACATTTACATTTGCACAAAAAAATATTTGTTAGGGTTCACACCTGCGGAAAAGGGATTGGTAATAATGGTGCTTTTATTTTTGGTTCGGCAATATTACGCGATTATCTCATTAATTTTTGTCGTCCATTTATTTATACCACTGCTCCAAATTTGATGCAGGTTATTGCTGTGCGTGAAGCATATCGAAAATTGGAAAAATCACAGGATTTATTGAGTCAATTACAAGAAAATTGTTCTTATTTCAAAAATCAGATAAAAAAACATCCTCAAATAAAACTTTTGCCATCTGACTCTGCAATTTTTAGTGTGTTGATTCCCGGAAATGCGGAGGTAAAACTGGCTTCTGTTTATTTGAGCAATGCGAATCAGGATGTGCGACCAATTTTATCACCAACAGTTAAGGCAGGAGAGGAGCGATTGAGAATTTGTATGCATAGTTTTAATACTAAATTGGAAATTGAAAGATTGATCAAATTACTTGATCAGATAACAGAAGTGATCAACCGGGAAGAAATGGAATAG